From Pungitius pungitius chromosome 9, fPunPun2.1, whole genome shotgun sequence, one genomic window encodes:
- the fgf8b gene encoding fibroblast growth factor 8b, translated as MKQYLNYYKMRLRTSRLGYLLLQFTALCFYAQNTVQSPPNFKHHVTEQSRLSDRMSRRLTRTYQLYSRTSGKHVQVLANRRVNANGDDGAAHAKLEVETDSFGSRVRIKGVKTGYYICMNKRGKLIGKRKGRGKDCIFTEIVLENNYTALQNAKYEGWYMAFTRKGRPRKASKTKQHQREAHFMKRLPRGHLLSERRPFDVLPLRVPAHPLSKRTKHSHQQRSGGR; from the exons ATGAAGCAATATTTGAACTATTACAAGATGAGGCTGAGAACATCGAGGTTGGGCTATTT GTTACTTCAATTCACGGCGCTTTGCTTTTACGCACAG AACACTGTGCAGTCCCCTCCTAACTTCAAGCACCATGTCACCGAGCAGAGCCGGCTGTCGGACCGCATGAGCCGCAGGTTGACTCGGACCTACCAGCTGTACAGCCGCACCAGCGGGAAGCACGTCCAGGTTCTGGCCAACAGGAGGGTCAACGCCAACGGAGACGACGGAGCGGCGCACG CTAAACTGGAGGTGGAGACGGACTCTTTCGGAAGTCGTGTTCGCATTAAAGGCGTGAAGACGGGATACTACATATGTATGAACAAAAGGGGAAAGCTGATCGGCAAG cGGAAAGGACGAGGCAAAGACTGCATCTTCACCGAGATTGTTCTGGAAAACAACTACACGGCGCTGCAGAACGCCAAGTATGAGGGCTGGTACATGGCTTTCACACGCAAGGGCCGTCCGAGGAAGGCCTCCAAGACCAAGCAGCACCAAAGGGAGGCCCACTTCATGAAGCGTCTACCCAGGGGGCACTTGCTGAGCGAAAGGAGACCGTTTGATGTCCTTCCCCTCCGTGTCCCCGCGCACCCTTTAAGCAAACGGACTAAACATTCCCACCAGCAGCGCTCAGGGGGCCGCTGA
- the dpcd gene encoding protein DPCD isoform X2 — translation MTEEYDSNTDELIVRKWRHKSTLGAQGQWQVEVGEPLAGPVTSSESDIRENCFNPVFLRKDTKTSFQWRVRNLPYPKDVFSVFVEPSDRCIIIKTLNKKYYKKFSITDLDRIQLPLDNTALSFTHTNNTLIVSYKKPKEILTLEHELLKELKKLKVTGEWGF, via the exons atgacagaGGAATATGACTCAAACACAGATGAGCTAATTG TACGAAAGTGGCGTCATAAAAGTACCCTTGGAGCTCAGGGCCAATGGCAGGTAGAGGTAGGGGAGCCCCTTGCAGGTCCTGTCACCTCCTCAGAATCGGATATAAGGGAGAACTGCTTCAAt CCTGTGTTCTTgcgcaaagacacaaagaccagCTTTCAGTGGAGAGTTCGCAACCTTCCCTACCCCAAAGATGTCTTTAGTGTATTTGTGGAGCCATCTGACAGATGCATCATCATAAAAACcttaaacaaaaa GTATTATAAGAAGTTCAGTATTACTGATTTAGATCGCATTCAGCTACCGTTGGACAACACCGCCCTCAGCTTCACTCACACCAACAACACTTTAATTGTCAGC TACAAGAAACCCAAGGAGATCTTAACCCTTGAGCACGAGCTACTGAAGGAGTTGAAGAAACTAAAGGTGACCGGCGAATGGGGATTCTGA
- the dpcd gene encoding protein DPCD isoform X1, with amino-acid sequence MALQSWIDTLKSSKKTSLIHDGKRKIHFLFIDGKEMTEEYDSNTDELIVRKWRHKSTLGAQGQWQVEVGEPLAGPVTSSESDIRENCFNPVFLRKDTKTSFQWRVRNLPYPKDVFSVFVEPSDRCIIIKTLNKKYYKKFSITDLDRIQLPLDNTALSFTHTNNTLIVSYKKPKEILTLEHELLKELKKLKVTGEWGF; translated from the exons ATGGCTTTGCAGAGCTGGATTGATACCCTAAAATCATCAAAGAAAACATCTTTGATACACGATG GAAAAAGAAAGATCCACTTCCTTTTCATAGAtggaaaagaaatgacagaGGAATATGACTCAAACACAGATGAGCTAATTG TACGAAAGTGGCGTCATAAAAGTACCCTTGGAGCTCAGGGCCAATGGCAGGTAGAGGTAGGGGAGCCCCTTGCAGGTCCTGTCACCTCCTCAGAATCGGATATAAGGGAGAACTGCTTCAAt CCTGTGTTCTTgcgcaaagacacaaagaccagCTTTCAGTGGAGAGTTCGCAACCTTCCCTACCCCAAAGATGTCTTTAGTGTATTTGTGGAGCCATCTGACAGATGCATCATCATAAAAACcttaaacaaaaa GTATTATAAGAAGTTCAGTATTACTGATTTAGATCGCATTCAGCTACCGTTGGACAACACCGCCCTCAGCTTCACTCACACCAACAACACTTTAATTGTCAGC TACAAGAAACCCAAGGAGATCTTAACCCTTGAGCACGAGCTACTGAAGGAGTTGAAGAAACTAAAGGTGACCGGCGAATGGGGATTCTGA
- the poll gene encoding DNA polymerase lambda, protein MEQRHGIMKAFPKVKRARVSQRKDAPPVKKKTEEFNITGNTFDGITVYILPAGIGNARCQIFQRQIQQNGGHTKSSLCPSVTHVVVDDNMDRDRALRLLKVDCMPPGVQLLKCMWLSLCISEKELLALDGYSLLLPNRESETRYEKDLLNVEAADESIAEAVLDPNKQEKTADMAVLYTKEEVQGEEDGVSQSDLDALITGQQPKEETPGLSQDPSSDCATERVVPGKWVCAQSSQSKKNNFNKHITDKLEVLAKAYTHQGDRWRALGYSKAVNALKSYHKPITSYQEACQIPGIGKRMADKIDEIMESGHLRKLDHLGDAVPVLELFTNIWGAGTKTAQLWYQQGFRTLEDIRTKAHLSSTQKIGLKHYDDFLDRMPREEAAAIEKVLKEATQAIDPGLVATACGSYRRGKATCGDVDILISHPDGKSHKGVFSKVLQSLHASGFLKDDLVSQEENGEQKKYMGVCRLPGPGQRHRRLDIIVVPYKEFACARMYFTGSAHFNRSMRALAKTKKMSLSEHSLNKDVVRQGNLKVYGGTPFATPTENDVFSLLGIPYRPPHERDW, encoded by the exons ATGGAGCAGCGTCACGGGATAATGAAAGCCTTTCCCAAAGTCAAACGAGCTAGAGtgtcacagaggaaggatgcacccccagtaaagaaaaaaacagaagaatttaATATCACAG GAAACACTTTTGATGGCATCACAGTGTACATACTGCCTGCTGGAATAGGAAATGCCAGATGCCAGATCTTTCAAAGACAAATTCAGCAGAATGGAGGACATACCAAGAGTTCACTGTGTCCCAGTGTCACTCATGTTGTTGTGGATGACAACATGGACAGGGACAGGGCATTGCGCTTATTAAAAGTGGATTGTATGCCCCCTGGAGTCCAACTACTGAAATGCATGTGGTTGAGCTTGTGCATCAGTGAAAAAGAACTACTAGCTCTTGACGGCTACAGCCTTCTTTTACCCAACAG AGAATCTGAAACACGGTATGAAAAAGATCTACTGAATGTCGAAGCTGCTGACGAATCTATTGCAGAGGCAGTATTGGATCCGAACAAGCAAGAGAAGACAGCAGACATG GCAGTTCTGTACACTAAAGAGGAAGTGCAAGGTGAAGAAGATGGTGTCTCGCAAAGTGACCTGGATGCTCTCATCACTGGCCAGCAACCCAAAGAGGAGACCCCTGGCCTCAGCCAAGACCCCAGTTCAGACTGTGCTACAGAGCGGGTGGTCCCAGGAAAGTGGGTCTGTGCACAGTCCTCTCAATCCAAAAAGAATAACTTCAACAAACACATCACAGACAAACTAGAAGTGCTGGCCAAGGCCTACACCCACCAGGGGGACAGGTGGCGGGCGCTGGGTTACTCCAAGGCTGTCAACGCACTGAAGAGTTACCACAAGCCTATTACATCATATCAG gaGGCTTGCCAGATCCCTGGAATTGGTAAACGCATGGCCGACAAAATTGACGAGATCATGGAGAGCGGTCATCTGCGGAAACTCGACCACCTCGGTGATGCTGTGCCAGTATTGGAGCTTTTTACTAACATCTGGGGTGCAGGAACTAAAACTGCACAGCTGTGGTATCAACAG gGCTTTCGCACTTTGGAGGACATTCGCACAAAAGCTCACCTGAGTAGTACTCAGAAAATAGGACTAAAGCACTACGATGACTTTTTAGACCGTATGCccagagaagaagcagcagccatAGAGAAAGTG CTAAAGGAGGCCACCCAGGCCATTGATCCAGGCCTCGTGGCGACGGCGTGTGGCTCCTATCGTCGGGGAAAGGCCACATGTGGAGATGTCGACATACTGATATCTCATCCTGATGGCAAGTCCCACAAGGGGGTTTTCAGCAAAGTTTTACAGAGCCTCCATGCGAGCG GGTTTTTGAAAGATGACCTGGTGAGCCAGGAAGAAAATGGTGAACAGAAGAAATACATGGGTGTGTGCCGTTTGCCAGGACCCGGCCAACGCCACCGGAGGCTGGATATCATCGTAGTGCCCTACAAAGAGTTTGCCTGTGCTCGCATGTATTTCACCGGGTCGGCACACTTTAACCGCTCAATGAGAGCCCtcgcaaagacaaagaaaatgagCCTATCGGAGCACTCGTTGAACAAAGATGTGGTGCGTCAGGGAAACTTGAAGGTGTATGGCGGCACTCCATTTGCTACACCGACAGAGAATGATGTTTTTAGCCTCTTAGGCATACCATACAGACCGCCTCATGAAAGGGACTGGTGA